A genomic stretch from Bacillus sp. N1-1 includes:
- a CDS encoding transporter substrate-binding domain-containing protein: MKKNWLIVIVGLFMLMGLVACGSSNEDANQDDKGNSEKTLVMGTSADYPPFEYIDSAQGEEIIGFDVDIANYIADELGYNVEIKDMDFSGLITALSSERVDFVLAGMTPTDERKENVDFSDIYYSANHMIVSSTDNEMVKPEDLDGAKVGVQLGSIQEDKAKELNESGIDMEIITLNRIPELIQELKSGRYDAIIIEDTVAKGYLESNDDLTGENLPNTEEAGSAVAFPKDSELTKEFNEVIKEMKENGKMDELIEKWFGQDTVE, encoded by the coding sequence ATGAAGAAAAATTGGTTAATCGTGATAGTAGGATTATTTATGTTAATGGGACTTGTTGCATGCGGGTCTTCAAATGAAGATGCAAATCAAGATGATAAAGGGAATTCAGAAAAAACCCTCGTAATGGGCACTTCTGCTGACTATCCGCCGTTTGAATATATTGATTCTGCGCAAGGAGAAGAGATTATTGGATTTGATGTAGATATCGCAAATTACATCGCTGATGAGTTAGGCTATAACGTTGAGATCAAGGATATGGATTTTAGCGGACTAATTACTGCATTAAGTAGTGAGCGCGTCGATTTTGTTCTTGCAGGAATGACTCCTACAGATGAGCGTAAGGAGAACGTTGACTTCTCAGATATTTATTATTCAGCTAACCATATGATCGTTTCTTCAACAGATAATGAAATGGTAAAACCTGAAGATCTCGATGGAGCAAAAGTAGGGGTTCAACTCGGTTCAATTCAAGAAGACAAAGCCAAAGAATTAAATGAAAGTGGAATCGATATGGAAATCATCACGTTAAATCGTATTCCAGAACTGATTCAAGAACTTAAATCAGGACGTTATGATGCAATCATTATTGAAGACACTGTAGCAAAAGGCTACTTAGAGAGTAATGACGATCTAACTGGTGAGAATCTTCCTAATACAGAAGAGGCGGGGTCAGCTGTCGCTTTCCCGAAAGATAGTGAGCTAACGAAAGAATTTAACGAAGTAATTAAGGAAATGAAGGAAAATGGCAAGATGGACGAGCTTATTGAGAAATGGTTTGGACAGGACACCGTAGAATAA
- a CDS encoding BrxA/BrxB family bacilliredoxin has translation MSMDFNLFMNDVVATAREEIKAAGYKELTTPEEVEEVVTSKGTTLVMVNSVCGCAGGVARPAARMAINNEKTPDNLVTVFAGQDKEATAKARSYFTGFAPSSPSFAILKDGEIINMVERHEIEGSDPEEVSGMLQYLFNKYC, from the coding sequence ATGTCAATGGACTTTAATCTATTTATGAATGATGTTGTCGCGACAGCTCGTGAGGAGATCAAAGCAGCAGGATATAAAGAATTAACAACACCTGAAGAGGTAGAAGAGGTTGTGACAAGTAAAGGAACGACGCTTGTGATGGTCAACTCAGTATGTGGTTGTGCAGGAGGCGTTGCACGTCCTGCTGCAAGAATGGCGATCAATAACGAGAAAACACCAGATAATCTTGTAACGGTTTTTGCCGGTCAGGATAAAGAAGCAACAGCAAAAGCGCGATCTTATTTTACAGGGTTTGCGCCATCTTCTCCTTCGTTTGCTATTCTAAAAGACGGAGAAATCATTAACATGGTAGAACGTCATGAAATCGAAGGAAGCGATCCTGAAGAAGTTTCCGGAATGTTACAATATTTATTTAATAAATATTGTTAA
- a CDS encoding alpha-ketoacid dehydrogenase subunit beta produces the protein MPVISYIQAITQALREEMQRDEKVFVLGEDVGVRGGVFRATDGLYDEFGEHRVIDTPLAESAIAGVGIGAAMYGMRPVAEMQFADFIMPAVNQIVSEAAKIRYRSNNDWNCPITIRAPYGGGVHGALYHSQSVEALFANVPGLKIVMPSTPYDAKGLLKAAIRDNDPVLFFEHKRAYRLIKGQVPEEEYTLPIGKADVKREGDDITVITYGLSVHFALQAAEKLEKDGISAHVLDLRTVYPLDRESIVEAAKKTGKVLLVTEDNKEGSIIGEVSAIIAEECLFDLDAPIKRLAGPDVPAMPYSPPMEKYFMLNPDKVEKAMRELAEY, from the coding sequence ATGCCAGTTATTTCATATATTCAAGCGATAACCCAGGCTTTAAGAGAAGAAATGCAGCGCGACGAGAAAGTTTTTGTTCTAGGCGAGGATGTTGGTGTACGTGGAGGTGTTTTCCGTGCAACGGACGGTCTTTATGACGAGTTTGGTGAACACCGTGTGATTGATACACCACTTGCAGAATCAGCAATTGCCGGTGTCGGAATTGGTGCTGCCATGTACGGAATGAGACCTGTTGCAGAAATGCAGTTTGCAGATTTTATTATGCCTGCTGTTAACCAAATTGTATCTGAAGCAGCGAAAATTCGTTATCGATCAAATAATGATTGGAATTGTCCTATTACAATACGTGCCCCTTATGGTGGTGGCGTTCACGGTGCACTTTATCACTCACAATCTGTCGAAGCGCTTTTTGCTAACGTCCCTGGACTTAAAATTGTTATGCCTTCTACCCCTTATGATGCAAAAGGGCTGTTAAAAGCTGCGATTCGTGATAACGATCCGGTTCTTTTCTTTGAGCATAAGCGTGCTTATCGGTTGATCAAAGGCCAGGTCCCTGAAGAAGAGTATACGCTTCCAATTGGAAAAGCTGATGTAAAACGTGAAGGTGACGATATTACAGTGATTACATACGGTCTAAGCGTGCACTTTGCTCTTCAAGCAGCAGAGAAGCTTGAAAAAGACGGTATTTCTGCACATGTTCTTGATCTTCGTACAGTTTACCCATTGGACCGTGAGTCAATTGTGGAAGCTGCGAAAAAGACAGGTAAAGTTCTCCTTGTTACGGAAGACAACAAAGAAGGAAGTATTATTGGCGAAGTTTCTGCCATTATTGCAGAAGAATGTCTTTTTGATCTTGATGCGCCGATTAAGCGCTTAGCAGGACCAGATGTACCAGCTATGCCGTACTCACCACCAATGGAGAAGTACTTTATGCTGAATCCTGACAAAGTAGAAAAAGCAATGCGCGAACTAGCAGAATACTAA
- a CDS encoding thiamine pyrophosphate-dependent dehydrogenase E1 component subunit alpha: MAENRHEALGLSDERVLEMFETMLMARKIDERMWLLNRAGKIPFVISCQGQEAAQVGSAFAMDPEKDFVAPYYRDMGVVLSFGMTAKDLMLSGFAKAEDPNSAGRQMPGHFGQKKNNIITGSSPVTTQVPHAVGFALAGRMEGKDLVTFCSFGEGSSNQGDFHEAANFAGVHKLPVLFVCENNKYAISVPVSKQLACEKVSDRAIGYGMPGVTVDGNDPLAVYEAAKEAVERGRRGDGPTLIETVSYRLTPHSSDDDDRAYRTREEVEEAKKKDAVITFAAYLKEVGVLTDEIEKEIHERVQKEVDEATEYAENADYAPAEDAMKYVYEE, encoded by the coding sequence ATGGCTGAAAATCGTCATGAAGCATTAGGACTTTCAGATGAAAGAGTGCTTGAAATGTTTGAAACAATGTTAATGGCTCGTAAAATCGATGAGCGCATGTGGTTACTTAATCGCGCTGGTAAAATCCCGTTCGTTATTTCCTGTCAGGGACAAGAAGCGGCTCAGGTTGGATCTGCATTTGCGATGGATCCAGAGAAAGATTTTGTTGCACCGTATTACCGTGATATGGGCGTAGTCCTTTCTTTTGGCATGACAGCAAAAGATCTGATGCTCTCAGGTTTCGCTAAAGCAGAAGATCCAAACTCAGCAGGTCGTCAAATGCCGGGTCACTTTGGTCAGAAGAAGAACAACATCATCACTGGCTCTTCACCTGTAACAACTCAGGTGCCTCATGCAGTTGGTTTTGCTCTAGCGGGTCGCATGGAAGGAAAAGACCTTGTAACGTTCTGTTCGTTTGGAGAAGGTTCATCCAATCAGGGAGATTTTCATGAGGCGGCTAACTTTGCTGGCGTTCATAAGTTACCAGTGCTATTCGTTTGTGAAAACAACAAATACGCGATTTCAGTACCAGTATCAAAGCAGTTAGCTTGTGAGAAAGTGTCTGATCGTGCCATTGGTTATGGAATGCCTGGCGTAACGGTTGATGGAAATGATCCACTTGCTGTTTATGAAGCTGCGAAAGAAGCGGTAGAAAGAGGGCGCCGAGGTGATGGTCCAACATTGATTGAGACCGTATCTTATCGTTTAACACCTCACTCAAGTGATGACGACGATCGCGCTTATCGTACGCGTGAAGAAGTAGAAGAAGCGAAGAAAAAGGATGCTGTTATTACGTTTGCAGCTTATTTAAAAGAAGTAGGCGTCCTGACCGATGAAATTGAAAAAGAAATTCATGAGCGTGTTCAAAAAGAGGTAGATGAAGCAACAGAGTACGCAGAAAATGCAGATTATGCACCGGCTGAAGATGCAATGAAGTATGTATACGAAGAGTAA
- a CDS encoding dihydrolipoamide acetyltransferase family protein: MAVEKILMPQLGESVTEGTIEKWLVEVGDTVNKYDPIAEVNTDKVNAEVPSSYSGVIKELVAGEGDTIEVGELVCYIDVEGGAAKEKKQEESTGQQAIENISEEKKEQDENQPMKRRYSPAVLRMSQENNIDLEQISGSGKGGRITRKDIQKVIDSGEIPAPKQEQEVSEKKEEKKEAPKSPTKSVPESKSAEVPVGEGDIEIPVTGVRRAIANNMLRSKHEAPHAWTMVEVDVTNLVEYRNGIKDDFKKKEGYGLTFFAFFVKAVVEALKEFPQMNSMWAGDKIVQKKDINISIAVGTDESLFVPVIKNADEKSIKGIAREVKELAQKAKTGKLKGEEMQGGTFTVNNTGSFGSVQSMGIINYPQAAILQVESIVKRPVVMNNGMIAVRDMVNLCLSLDHRVLDGMICGKFLARVKENLETISKENTSVY; this comes from the coding sequence GTGGCAGTTGAAAAAATACTGATGCCTCAACTTGGAGAAAGTGTCACAGAAGGAACGATTGAAAAATGGCTCGTTGAAGTCGGTGATACTGTAAACAAATATGATCCAATTGCAGAGGTAAATACAGATAAAGTGAATGCGGAAGTACCTTCATCTTATTCAGGAGTTATTAAAGAACTAGTCGCTGGAGAAGGCGATACAATTGAAGTCGGTGAGCTTGTATGTTATATCGATGTTGAAGGTGGAGCTGCAAAAGAAAAAAAGCAGGAAGAATCAACAGGTCAACAGGCGATTGAAAACATATCAGAAGAAAAGAAAGAGCAGGATGAGAATCAACCGATGAAACGTCGATACTCCCCGGCAGTTCTTCGTATGTCACAAGAAAATAATATTGATCTTGAACAAATTAGTGGTTCTGGTAAAGGTGGACGGATTACTCGTAAAGATATCCAAAAGGTGATTGATTCAGGAGAAATTCCAGCACCGAAGCAAGAACAAGAAGTTTCTGAGAAAAAAGAAGAGAAGAAAGAGGCACCTAAGTCTCCTACCAAATCAGTACCGGAATCAAAAAGTGCGGAAGTTCCAGTAGGAGAAGGCGATATTGAGATTCCTGTTACAGGTGTTCGTCGCGCCATTGCAAACAATATGCTTCGCAGCAAGCATGAAGCTCCACATGCATGGACAATGGTGGAAGTGGATGTAACAAATCTTGTAGAATATCGCAATGGGATAAAAGATGATTTCAAAAAGAAAGAAGGGTATGGTTTAACGTTCTTTGCCTTCTTTGTTAAAGCTGTCGTCGAAGCACTTAAAGAATTCCCTCAAATGAATTCGATGTGGGCTGGAGATAAGATCGTTCAGAAAAAAGATATTAATATTTCGATTGCGGTAGGAACAGATGAATCTCTTTTCGTTCCGGTTATTAAGAACGCAGATGAGAAATCAATTAAAGGGATTGCTCGTGAAGTGAAAGAGCTTGCCCAAAAAGCAAAAACAGGTAAGCTAAAAGGTGAAGAAATGCAGGGTGGAACGTTTACAGTAAATAATACTGGCTCATTTGGCTCTGTTCAATCTATGGGCATTATTAATTATCCTCAAGCTGCAATTCTTCAAGTAGAAAGCATTGTGAAACGACCAGTTGTTATGAATAATGGTATGATTGCTGTCCGTGATATGGTAAATCTTTGCCTCTCTCTTGATCACAGAGTACTTGATGGAATGATTTGCGGTAAGTTTCTTGCTCGAGTGAAAGAAAACCTAGAAACAATCTCAAAAGAAAACACATCTGTTTACTAA